Proteins from one Nakamurella multipartita DSM 44233 genomic window:
- a CDS encoding ATP-dependent Clp protease proteolytic subunit: MRAGTPMSLSDSVSERLLRERIILLGSEVRDTNANELTAQLLLLAAEDPERDITLYINSPGGSVTAGMAIYDTMMWIEPDVATTAMGLAASMGQFLLTAGAKGKRAALPHTRILMHQPSAGVGGTAADIAIQADMLTKSKRELTELQSLHTGQPIERIEVDQDRDRWFTAQEALEYGFIDKVVSRANPQAQAAAEQSAKK, encoded by the coding sequence ATGCGGGCCGGCACCCCGATGTCGCTGTCGGACTCGGTGTCCGAGCGCCTGCTGCGCGAGCGGATCATCCTGCTCGGCTCCGAGGTCCGCGACACCAACGCCAACGAGCTCACCGCCCAGCTGCTGCTGCTGGCCGCGGAGGACCCCGAGCGGGACATCACCCTGTACATCAACTCGCCGGGCGGCAGCGTCACCGCCGGCATGGCGATCTACGACACCATGATGTGGATCGAGCCGGACGTCGCGACGACCGCGATGGGCCTGGCCGCCTCCATGGGCCAGTTCCTGCTGACGGCCGGGGCCAAGGGCAAGCGCGCCGCGCTGCCGCACACCCGCATCCTGATGCATCAGCCCAGCGCCGGCGTCGGCGGCACCGCGGCCGACATCGCCATCCAGGCCGACATGCTGACCAAGTCCAAGCGCGAACTGACCGAGCTTCAGTCGCTGCACACCGGCCAGCCCATCGAGCGCATCGAGGTCGACCAGGACCGCGACCGCTGGTTCACCGCGCAGGAAGCGTTGGAGTACGGGTTCATCGACAAGGTGGTCAGCCGGGCCAACCCGCAGGCCCAGGCCGCCGCCGAGCAGTCCGCCAAGAAGTGA
- the tig gene encoding trigger factor, protein MKSTVENLNPTRVKLTVEVPFDELKPHFDRAYRALAGQVNIPGFRRGKVPAKILDARLGRGTILTEVVNEAVPAKYTEAIGEANLLVLGQPDIEVTRIDDGDALAFTAEVDIRPEITLPDVEAIAVTVDDVEVTEADIDEQVEALRDRFATTTPAERAAADGDLVSIDLTAEVGGETLDEAATEGLSYRVGAGDLVDGIDEAIIGLSAGESKTFSTTLVAGPYAGQEAAVTVTVQSVQDRTLPEVDDDFAQLASEFDTVEELRADLAEKIRRVKNREQGVAARDKVLEALLEATEVPAPEGIVNAEFESRAHDAVHAFDHNEDALNAHLEREGQTREEFDAELRESAVQAVRTQLLLDALAEANQVGVDQNEFTERVLFNAQRLGISPDEYFQRLQEGNQLAAIFAEVRRGKALAGVVEKATVTNASGEVLDVAELFGLEKVAEEDEAIELADEAADLAQDEVESQLITEAVEEELIEEIAEEIAEELVVEEIAEEIAEVEAELADEQDTPKA, encoded by the coding sequence GTGAAGAGCACTGTCGAAAACCTGAACCCGACCCGGGTGAAGCTCACCGTCGAGGTTCCGTTCGACGAGCTCAAGCCTCACTTCGATCGCGCCTACCGCGCGCTGGCCGGCCAGGTGAACATCCCGGGCTTCCGCCGCGGCAAGGTCCCGGCCAAGATCCTGGACGCCCGGCTCGGCCGCGGCACCATCCTGACCGAGGTGGTCAACGAGGCCGTCCCGGCCAAGTACACCGAGGCGATCGGCGAGGCCAACCTGCTGGTCCTGGGCCAGCCGGACATCGAGGTCACCCGGATCGACGACGGCGACGCCCTGGCCTTCACCGCCGAGGTCGACATCCGGCCGGAGATCACCCTGCCCGACGTCGAGGCCATCGCGGTCACCGTCGATGACGTCGAGGTGACCGAGGCCGACATCGACGAGCAGGTGGAGGCGCTGCGGGACCGCTTCGCCACCACCACCCCGGCCGAGCGGGCCGCCGCCGACGGCGACCTGGTCAGCATCGACCTGACCGCCGAGGTCGGCGGCGAGACCCTGGACGAGGCCGCCACCGAGGGCCTGTCCTACCGGGTCGGCGCCGGCGACCTGGTCGACGGCATCGACGAGGCGATCATCGGGCTGTCCGCCGGGGAGAGCAAGACCTTCTCCACCACGCTGGTCGCCGGCCCCTACGCCGGCCAGGAGGCGGCCGTCACCGTCACCGTGCAGTCCGTGCAGGACCGCACCCTGCCCGAGGTCGACGACGACTTCGCCCAGCTGGCCAGCGAGTTCGACACGGTCGAGGAGCTGCGCGCCGATCTGGCCGAGAAGATCCGCCGGGTCAAGAACCGTGAGCAGGGCGTCGCCGCCCGCGACAAGGTGCTCGAGGCGCTGCTCGAGGCCACCGAGGTGCCGGCCCCCGAGGGCATCGTCAACGCCGAGTTCGAGTCCCGCGCGCACGACGCGGTGCACGCCTTCGACCACAACGAGGACGCGCTGAACGCGCACCTGGAGCGCGAGGGACAGACCCGCGAGGAGTTCGACGCCGAGCTGCGTGAGAGCGCGGTCCAGGCCGTGCGCACCCAGCTGCTGCTCGACGCGCTGGCCGAGGCCAACCAGGTCGGCGTGGACCAGAACGAGTTCACCGAGCGGGTGCTGTTCAACGCCCAGCGGCTGGGCATCTCGCCCGACGAGTACTTCCAGCGGCTGCAGGAGGGCAACCAGCTCGCCGCCATCTTCGCCGAGGTGCGCCGGGGCAAGGCGCTGGCCGGCGTCGTGGAGAAGGCCACCGTCACCAATGCCTCCGGCGAGGTGCTCGACGTGGCCGAGCTGTTCGGCCTGGAGAAGGTCGCCGAAGAGGACGAGGCGATCGAACTGGCCGACGAGGCCGCCGACCTGGCGCAGGACGAGGTGGAGTCCCAGCTGATCACCGAGGCGGTCGAGGAAGAGCTGATCGAAGAGATCGCCGAGGAGATCGCCGAGGAACTGGTGGTCGAGGAGATCGCCGAGGAGATCGCCGAGGTCGAGGCCGAGCTGGCCGACGAGCAGGACACCCCCAAGGCCTGA
- a CDS encoding LacI family DNA-binding transcriptional regulator, protein MAGSADPPRRPTLTDLAAAAGISVALASIVMREAPGASQATRSRVKAIADDLGYRPDQRAKLLRQNRSRLIGVSFEVPQAFHGDLIEGIYAAAEPAGYAVTLSGISPGRPEARAIAALQDDRCEALILLGPRTPTARLTELARRQPIVVLARAVRSPAVDCVRVDDGIGMDLAVAHLAGLGHRRVAYLDGGTTPGARERLRAFRAAAARHALPGGGVVLPGGPTEEDGAAAAELLRPRLGELTAAIAFNDRCATGLLDTFLQAGVSVPQDFSIVGYDDSRLSRISYRNLTTVGQHPAQLARMAVDRVIDRLDHGAGGRLDQLVRPTLKVRGTTGPPRD, encoded by the coding sequence GTGGCCGGATCGGCGGACCCGCCGCGGCGCCCCACGCTGACCGATCTGGCGGCCGCCGCGGGGATCTCGGTCGCCCTGGCCTCGATCGTGATGCGCGAGGCGCCGGGCGCGAGCCAGGCCACCCGCAGCCGGGTCAAGGCCATCGCCGACGATCTGGGATATCGCCCCGATCAGCGGGCAAAGCTGTTGCGGCAAAATCGTTCACGCTTGATCGGGGTGAGCTTCGAAGTGCCGCAGGCCTTTCACGGCGACCTGATCGAGGGCATCTATGCGGCCGCCGAACCGGCCGGCTACGCGGTCACTCTGTCCGGCATCTCCCCCGGCCGCCCCGAGGCCCGGGCCATCGCCGCCCTGCAGGACGACCGTTGCGAGGCGCTGATCCTGCTCGGCCCGCGCACCCCCACCGCCCGGTTGACCGAGCTCGCCCGCCGGCAGCCGATCGTCGTGCTGGCCCGGGCCGTACGGTCGCCGGCCGTCGACTGCGTCCGGGTCGACGACGGGATCGGGATGGACCTGGCCGTGGCGCACCTGGCCGGTCTGGGGCATCGCCGGGTCGCCTACCTGGACGGCGGCACCACGCCGGGCGCGCGGGAGCGGCTGCGGGCCTTCCGGGCCGCCGCGGCCCGCCACGCGCTGCCCGGTGGCGGGGTGGTGCTGCCCGGCGGCCCCACCGAGGAGGACGGGGCGGCGGCCGCGGAACTGCTGCGGCCCCGGCTCGGCGAGCTCACCGCCGCGATCGCCTTCAACGACCGCTGCGCCACCGGTCTGCTCGACACCTTCCTGCAGGCGGGAGTATCCGTGCCGCAGGACTTCTCGATCGTCGGGTACGACGACAGCCGGCTCTCCCGGATCTCCTACCGCAACCTGACCACGGTCGGCCAGCACCCGGCCCAGCTGGCCCGGATGGCCGTCGACCGGGTGATCGACCGGCTCGACCACGGGGCCGGCGGCCGGCTGGATCAGCTGGTGCGGCCGACCCTGAAGGTCCGCGGGACCACCGGTCCACCCCGCGACTGA
- a CDS encoding Gfo/Idh/MocA family oxidoreductase, with the protein MTRSGPVRVGLIGAGWMGRFHGQTLARRIPEAELVAVADPAPGAARQAADELGARQAYQDPADLIGDPAVAAVVIASPAHFHTDLVVAAAAAGQAIFVEKPMALTVADADRAIAAAAAAGVPLQVGFNRRFAAGFAAARRVIDDGGIGTPQLLRSLTRDPGGFDPAAVKPGAIFLETLIHDFDTLRWFNPGARVLDVYAVADALVHPEFADRGLLDTAVVTLRFDNGAIAVAEANFSAAYGYDVRGEVFGSAGLVTAGDVHATEMRHLHAGGSSGSTVRRNIDLFRDAYTQELADFVANLRGANRPVPTGPDARAALAIALAAIDSVAAGARVALPPDAA; encoded by the coding sequence ATGACGCGGAGCGGACCGGTGCGGGTCGGCCTGATCGGCGCGGGCTGGATGGGCCGGTTCCACGGGCAGACCCTGGCCCGGCGGATCCCCGAGGCCGAGTTGGTCGCGGTGGCCGACCCGGCGCCGGGGGCGGCCCGGCAGGCGGCCGACGAGCTCGGCGCCCGGCAGGCCTACCAGGATCCGGCCGACCTGATCGGCGACCCGGCCGTGGCGGCGGTCGTCATCGCCTCGCCGGCCCACTTCCACACCGACCTGGTGGTGGCCGCCGCGGCCGCCGGCCAGGCGATCTTCGTGGAAAAGCCGATGGCGTTGACCGTCGCCGACGCCGACCGGGCGATCGCCGCCGCGGCCGCCGCCGGCGTGCCCCTGCAGGTCGGGTTCAACCGGCGGTTCGCCGCCGGCTTCGCCGCCGCCCGGCGCGTCATCGACGACGGGGGAATCGGCACCCCGCAGCTGCTGCGCTCGCTGACCCGCGACCCGGGCGGGTTCGACCCGGCCGCGGTCAAGCCGGGCGCGATCTTCCTGGAGACCCTGATCCACGACTTCGACACGCTGCGCTGGTTCAACCCCGGGGCGCGGGTGCTGGACGTCTACGCCGTCGCCGATGCCCTGGTCCATCCCGAGTTCGCCGACCGCGGGCTGCTGGACACCGCCGTGGTCACCCTGCGGTTCGACAACGGGGCGATCGCGGTGGCCGAGGCCAACTTCTCCGCCGCGTACGGGTACGACGTGCGCGGCGAGGTGTTCGGCTCGGCCGGCCTGGTGACCGCCGGTGACGTGCACGCCACCGAGATGCGGCACCTGCACGCCGGGGGATCCAGCGGATCGACCGTCCGGCGCAACATCGACCTGTTCCGCGACGCCTACACCCAGGAACTGGCGGACTTCGTCGCCAACCTCCGGGGCGCGAACCGGCCGGTACCGACCGGGCCGGACGCCCGGGCCGCGCTGGCGATCGCGCTGGCCGCCATCGACTCCGTCGCCGCCGGCGCCCGGGTCGCGCTGCCCCCGGACGCGGCGTGA
- a CDS encoding ATP-dependent Clp protease proteolytic subunit, translating to MPLGVAHGEALSLPQARYILPSFVERTSYGVKESNPYNKLFEERIIFLGVQIDDASANDVMAQLLTLESTDPDREIIMYINSPGGSFTSMTAIYDTMQFVRPHIQTVCLGQAASAAAVLLAAGSPGRRLALPNSRILIHQPATEGVYGQVSDLEIQAKEIGRMRAALEEILSRHSTKTPEEVRKDIDRDKILTAAEAKDYGLIDEVLQYRKLS from the coding sequence ATGCCCCTGGGCGTCGCCCACGGCGAGGCGTTGTCCCTGCCGCAGGCCCGCTACATCCTGCCGTCGTTCGTCGAGCGCACCAGCTACGGCGTCAAGGAGTCCAACCCCTACAACAAGCTCTTCGAGGAACGCATCATCTTCCTCGGCGTGCAGATCGACGACGCGTCCGCCAACGACGTGATGGCCCAGCTGCTCACGCTGGAGTCCACCGACCCGGACCGCGAGATCATCATGTACATCAACTCGCCCGGTGGCTCGTTCACCTCGATGACGGCGATCTACGACACGATGCAGTTCGTGCGGCCGCACATCCAGACCGTCTGCCTGGGCCAGGCCGCGTCCGCCGCGGCCGTACTGCTGGCCGCGGGCAGCCCCGGCCGCCGGCTGGCCCTGCCGAACTCGCGGATCCTGATCCACCAGCCGGCCACCGAGGGCGTCTACGGCCAGGTGTCCGACCTGGAGATCCAGGCCAAGGAGATCGGCCGGATGCGGGCGGCGCTGGAGGAGATCCTGTCCCGCCACTCCACCAAGACCCCGGAGGAGGTCCGCAAGGACATCGACCGGGACAAGATCCTGACGGCGGCCGAGGCCAAGGACTACGGGCTCATCGACGAGGTCCTGCAGTACCGCAAGCTCTCCTGA